The Brockia lithotrophica genome includes the window ACGCACGGAAAGGTCCAAATCCTCGATGGGCATTTCGTAAAGGCGATCCTTGGGGTCGGCAGAACGTTCCACGAGTACAGACCCCGGATCCCCTCCTCCGGAGAGGGAGGTAAAGAGCGAAAGGTGGTCCGTGAGAATTCGCGCCGCGTAGCCCACCGCTTCGTCCGGGCGTACGGTTCGATCCGTCCACACCTCGAGGATGAGGCGGTCGTAGTTCGTGATCTGTCCCACACGCGTATCCTCGACCGTGTAGTTCACGCGGACGACAGGGGAGTAGATGGCGTCGATGGGGATGACCCCGATCGGGGCGTCTTCGCGCTTGTTGTTCTCCGCCCCTACGTACCCACGGCCACGTCGGGCCGTCATCCGCATGTACAGTCGCGCCCCCTCCGTGAGGGTGGCGATGTGGTGTTCGGGGTTCAAGATCTCTACGTCGCTGTCTGCACGAATGTCCCCTGCGGTAACCGTTCCCTCGCCTTCCGCCTCGATCTCCAGGATTTTTTCCTCGTCAGAGTGGATCCGGAGGGCCACGCGCTTGAGGTTGAGGACGATCTCCGTAACGTCCTCGAGGACGCCCTCGATCGTGGAGAATTCGTGCAGAACGCCGTCAATGTACACAGAGGTGATGGCGGCACCGGGGATCGACGAGAGGAGAACGCGGCGGAGAGAGTTCCCCAACGTCGTGCCGAAGCCGCGTTCGAGCGGCTCTACGACGAATTTCCCGTAGCTTCCGTCGGGTGAGATCTCCGCCACTTCAACACGGGGTTTTTCCATTTCGATCATAGCGTGCGTCTTCCCCCTCTCGGGCGTGCTGCGTCGGGCATAGACTCAGCTTCACCCAATCCGCGCTTTCGTAAACATTTTTACAAATCCTCCGGTTACACCCGACGCCGCTTGGGGGGACGACAACCGTTGTGGGGGATCGGGGTGACGTCGCGAATTACGGTAACCTCGAGGCCGGCTGCCTGGAGCGTACGGATTGCCGCCTCGCGTCCAGATCCGGGCCCCTTGACGCGAACCTCCACCTCGCGCATCCCGTGCTCGATCGCCGCGCGCGCCGCCTGTTCTGCGGCCAGCTGTGCGGCAAAGGGCGTTCCCTTTCGCGTTCCCTTAAACCCTGCCGTACCCCCGCTCGCCCAAGCGATCGTGTTGCCCTGCGGATCCGTGATCGTGACGATCGTGTTGTTGAACGTGGAGTTGATGTGGGCGATTCCCTTGAGAACGTTTTTCCGCTCGCGGCGCTTCACGCGCGTCGTCGTGCGCTTCTTCGTCGCCAAACGATATCCCCCCTTGTCTTACTTCTTCGTAGCCTTCTTCTTCCCGGCGACCGTCCGCCGCGGTCCCTTTCGCGTACGTGCGTTCGTGCGCGTACGTTGGCCGCGAACGGGGAGGTTGCGGCGGTGGCGGCTGCCCCGGTAGCTTCCGATTTCGATCAGGCGGCGAATGTTCATCGCCACTTCACGGCGCAGGTCCCCTTCGACCTTGAGGTTCCGCTCGATGTACGTGCGGATCCTTCCGATTTCGTCTTCCGTGAGATCGCGCACGCGCTTGTTCGGATCTACGCCCGTCTCCTTCAGGATTTTCTCGCTGAGCGAACGCCCGATCCCGTAGATGTACGTAAGCGAGATGACAACCCGCTTGTCGCGGGGGATGTCGACCCCGGCAATTCGCGCCATGGAATTCCCTCCTCAACCTTGCCGCTGCTTGTGTTTGGGGTTAGAACAGATCACCATGACCTTCCCGTGGCGGCGGATGACCTTACACTTCTCACACATCGGCTTTACCGAGGGTCGGACTTTCACGGAAATCGCCTCCTCTTCGCACTCGCGTACGGATGTACCCGCTCGTGCGGATTTCCCTTCGCCTCTTCAGAGAAAAGGAGCTCGAAACCGCGCGAAAGCGCTGCAAACCCGCACGCGCGGGGACGGCGTTCGCCCCCGGGCACGATGCCGCCGCAAACCCATGCGGGGGCGGAGCGCATCCGGCGTGCGGAGAAACCCCCTCTTTCACTTGTGGCGGTAAGTGATCCGACCGCGCGTGAGGTCGTACGGGGAAAGTTCGACCGTCACGCGGTCCCCAGGAAGAATCCGGATGTAGTGCATGCGGATCTTCCCGGAGGCGTGGGCGAGGACCGTGTGCCCGTTGATCAATTGTACGCGAAACATCGCGTTGGGCAAAGCTTCGACGACGGTCCCTTCCATTTCGATGACATCCTTGCCCACCTTCTCTCCCTCCTTCCCCGATGGCATTCCCGTTCGGACGAGGGATGGATTTCATCCGGAGAAAGACCTCAGTCCAGCCGGGTGAGGATGATCGGCCCTTCCTCCGTAATGGCCACGGTGTGCTCGAAGTGGGCGGAACGTCGCCCGTCCGCCGTCACCACGGTCCATCCGTCGTCCAGCGTACGCACCTCGAAAGTCCCCGCGTTCACCATCGGCTCGATGGCGAGCACCATTCCCGGCCGAAGCTTCGGCCCTCGACCCGGCGGCCCGAAATTGGGCACCGGGGGCTCTTCGTGCAGGTTGCGACCTACCCCGTGTCCCACATACGCCCGAACCACGGAAAACCCGTGGGCTTCTACGTACGTCTGAATGGCGTGCGAGATGTCGGAGAGGTGATTTCCCGGTCGGGCCGCTTCGATCCCCCGAAACAGAGCTTCGCGGGCGACGTCGAGGAGCTTCTGATCTTCGGGGGATACCCGGCCCACGGCGTACGTCCACGCGCCGTCGCCGTGGAAGCCGTCGTAATACGCCCCTACATCGATGCTCAAGATGTCGCCTTCGCGCAAGACGCGTTCCGAGGGAATCCCGTGGACGACTTCTTCGTTGATCGAGGTGCAAATGCTCGCGGGATAGCCGTTGTATCCGAGAAAGGAAGGGAGAGCTCCGAGGCTTCGGATTTCGCGCTCGGCCACCTGGTCGAGCTCCCGCGTCGTGATCCCCGGTGCGATGAGTTCCGAAAGGACCTTGTGCACGTGGGCCACGATGCGTCCCGCCTCGCGAATTTTGCGGATCTCCTCCGCCGTGTACAGGTGGATCATCGCGTTCCCTTCACCCGATCGAGGATCTCAAAGATCGCCTGCGTAACCTCGTCAACCGGCGGGGTCCCGTCCACCTCGTACAAGAGCCCCTTCTCGCGGTAGAACGCAAGCAAAGGCTCGAGTTGGGCGGCATTCACTTCGAGGCGTTTTACGACGACTTCCTCTCGGTCGTCGTCGCGTTGCTTGAGGGGGGTACCGCAAATGTCGCAGATTCCCTCAACGCGCGGCGGGCGGAACTTTACGTGGTAGATCGCACCGCACTTCGGACAGATCCGCCTTCCGGTAAGCCGCTCCACGAGGTCGTCTCGCGGCACGGCAATGTAGAGGACCGCCTCCAGTGGACGACCGAGTTCGGCGAGGAGGGCTTCCAAAGCTTCCGCCTGGGGAATCGTACGGGGAAACCCGTCGAGGAGAAACCCCCGGGCGGCATCCGGTTCGAGAAGCCGTTCGCGCACGATCCCGATCGTCACCTCGTCGGGCACGAGGAGCCCCTGATCCATATAGCGCTTTGCCTCAAGGCCGAGCGGGGTGCCGAGCTCTACCGCCCGACGGAACATGTCCCCGGTGGCGATGTGCGGGACGCCGTACCGCTTCACGATACGTTCTGCCTGCGTCCCCTTGCCTGCCCCGGGCAAGCCCATTAGGAGGGCGCGCATCTCCTAGCCTCCTTCGTCGCGAGAGCGCTCGCCGCATGCCTACCCTAACGCAAGAATCCCTCGTAGTGCCTCCGCACGAGCTGGCTCTCGATGTTCTTCATCGTCTCCAAAGCCACCCCGATGAGGATGAGGAGGGATGTCCCTCCAATCCGGACGGAACGCGGGAGACCAAAGACGTCCGTGAAAAACACGGGCAGGACGGCGACAAGGGCGAGAAAGAGCCCGCCGAAAAGCGTGATCCGGTTGATCACCCGTGTGAGGTAGACCTCCGTGGCCTTTCCCGGGCGCACGCCGGGGATAAACCCCCCCTGCTTTTGCAGGTTTTCCGCAAGTTGCTGGGGGTTGAGTTGTACATACGTGTAGAAGTAGGTGAAGGCGACGATGAGCGTCACGTAGAGGAAAAGGCCCAGCGGCGCGTCAAAGGCGAACATCCGCGCGACAGCTTGGGCAAAACCGCTGGCGGGGAAAAAGGAGGCTACGATCGAGGGAAACATGAGAATCGAAACGGCAAAGATTACGGGAATGACCCCCGCCGAGTTTACGCGGAGGGGGATGTGCGTCATCTGCCCTCCGTACACCCGCCTCCCCACGACGCGCTTCGCGTACTGAACGGGGATCCGCCGAATCCCCTCCTGTACAAAGATCACACCTGCGAAGAGGACGACAACGAGGAGGAGGAGAAAGAGCGTGCCCAACACGACGAGAAAGGGGCTTACCCTTCCTTCTTCCGTGAAGAACTTGGATACGTAGATCTGTTCGAGCGTCGAGGGAATGGAGGCGGCAATCCCCGCAAAGATCAGGAGGGAAATCCCGTTTCCGATCCCCTTTTCCGTGATCTGCTCCCCGAGCCACATGAGGAACATCGTGCCCGTCGTCAGGGTGAGGGCGGTGAGGAGGTAGCTCCCGAGACCCGGTTCCCGAAGAAGGTGGTACTGGCTCTGGAGCGTCATCGTAAACCCGATGGCTTGAAGAAAGGCGAGAGCGGCTGTGAGGTAGCGGGTAACCTGGGCCAGTTTGCGCCGCCCGACCTCCCCTTCCTTCGCCCACTCGC containing:
- a CDS encoding DNA-directed RNA polymerase subunit alpha is translated as MIEMEKPRVEVAEISPDGSYGKFVVEPLERGFGTTLGNSLRRVLLSSIPGAAITSVYIDGVLHEFSTIEGVLEDVTEIVLNLKRVALRIHSDEEKILEIEAEGEGTVTAGDIRADSDVEILNPEHHIATLTEGARLYMRMTARRGRGYVGAENNKREDAPIGVIPIDAIYSPVVRVNYTVEDTRVGQITNYDRLILEVWTDRTVRPDEAVGYAARILTDHLSLFTSLSGGGDPGSVLVERSADPKDRLYEMPIEDLDLSVRSYNSLKRAGINTVQELVSRTEEDMMKIRNLGKKSLEEIRAKLAELGLDFRKED
- the rpsK gene encoding 30S ribosomal protein S11, whose translation is MATKKRTTTRVKRRERKNVLKGIAHINSTFNNTIVTITDPQGNTIAWASGGTAGFKGTRKGTPFAAQLAAEQAARAAIEHGMREVEVRVKGPGSGREAAIRTLQAAGLEVTVIRDVTPIPHNGCRPPKRRRV
- the rpsM gene encoding 30S ribosomal protein S13 gives rise to the protein MARIAGVDIPRDKRVVISLTYIYGIGRSLSEKILKETGVDPNKRVRDLTEDEIGRIRTYIERNLKVEGDLRREVAMNIRRLIEIGSYRGSRHRRNLPVRGQRTRTNARTRKGPRRTVAGKKKATKK
- the rpmJ gene encoding 50S ribosomal protein L36, with the protein product MKVRPSVKPMCEKCKVIRRHGKVMVICSNPKHKQRQG
- the infA gene encoding translation initiation factor IF-1, which codes for MEGTVVEALPNAMFRVQLINGHTVLAHASGKIRMHYIRILPGDRVTVELSPYDLTRGRITYRHK
- the map gene encoding type I methionyl aminopeptidase, with translation MIHLYTAEEIRKIREAGRIVAHVHKVLSELIAPGITTRELDQVAEREIRSLGALPSFLGYNGYPASICTSINEEVVHGIPSERVLREGDILSIDVGAYYDGFHGDGAWTYAVGRVSPEDQKLLDVAREALFRGIEAARPGNHLSDISHAIQTYVEAHGFSVVRAYVGHGVGRNLHEEPPVPNFGPPGRGPKLRPGMVLAIEPMVNAGTFEVRTLDDGWTVVTADGRRSAHFEHTVAITEEGPIILTRLD
- a CDS encoding adenylate kinase, whose product is MRALLMGLPGAGKGTQAERIVKRYGVPHIATGDMFRRAVELGTPLGLEAKRYMDQGLLVPDEVTIGIVRERLLEPDAARGFLLDGFPRTIPQAEALEALLAELGRPLEAVLYIAVPRDDLVERLTGRRICPKCGAIYHVKFRPPRVEGICDICGTPLKQRDDDREEVVVKRLEVNAAQLEPLLAFYREKGLLYEVDGTPPVDEVTQAIFEILDRVKGTR
- the secY gene encoding preprotein translocase subunit SecY; translated protein: MFRTLANAFRVPDLRRRLLYTLFAFVVFRIGSYIPVPGIDVAALHRGLASSALFGLFDAFSGRALSNFSLFAMGVMPYITASIIVQLLSMDVIPAFSEWAKEGEVGRRKLAQVTRYLTAALAFLQAIGFTMTLQSQYHLLREPGLGSYLLTALTLTTGTMFLMWLGEQITEKGIGNGISLLIFAGIAASIPSTLEQIYVSKFFTEEGRVSPFLVVLGTLFLLLLVVVLFAGVIFVQEGIRRIPVQYAKRVVGRRVYGGQMTHIPLRVNSAGVIPVIFAVSILMFPSIVASFFPASGFAQAVARMFAFDAPLGLFLYVTLIVAFTYFYTYVQLNPQQLAENLQKQGGFIPGVRPGKATEVYLTRVINRITLFGGLFLALVAVLPVFFTDVFGLPRSVRIGGTSLLILIGVALETMKNIESQLVRRHYEGFLR